DNA from Luteolibacter yonseiensis:
TGAATGTCCGTGCGTGGCGGGCCAAGCGGGAAATTCGCAGGTTCGCCACATCATTTCACCCATTTCACATGAACTCTTCGGTTTCGCCGCGACAGAACGCAGAATTGTTGGAAGAAAAATATTCTCAATGGTGCGAGGACCCGCGGTCGGTCGATGCGACATGGGCTGCATTTTTCGAAGGATTCGAGCTGGGTTCGGCCCAGGTGAAGAAGAAGGAGGAGGCCGCGGCTTCCGGCACTCCTGCGGTGGCGGTCGCCCCATCGGTGGCCGACAATGACGTGGCGTTCCACGGACGGGTGACGAGCCTGGTTTACAATTACCGGACGCTCGGCCACACCCAGGCGGCGATCAACCCGCTGGATGCTCCGGAGCGGAATCCGCGCCTGCGCCCCGACCAGTTTTCCCTCACGGAAGCGGACATGGACCGCGAGGTGGCGAGTTCGTTCTTCCGCCACGGTGACCGGATGAAGCTCCGCGACATGGTGGCTGCCCTGGAGGCGACCTATTCGGGAAAAATCGGTTTCGAGTTCATGCACATCCACAACACGACCGTCCGCCACTGGGTGCGCGAGCGGATCGAACTTCATGCGATGCGTGACGAGTCCAGCCCGGCGAAAAAGCTCAACTCATTGTGTTGGGTGCTTGAGGCTGAGGCGTTTGAAAATTTCCTTGGTAAGCGGTTCCTCGGTGAGAAGCGTTTCTCGAACGAAGGTGGCGAAGGCGCGATGATCCTGCTCAACGCCCTGCTCGAAGGATGTCCCTCGCGCGGAGTGAAGGAGATCGAAATGGGGATGTCCCACCGCGGCCGCCTGAATGTGCTGGCGAATTTCGTCAGGAAATCCCTCACCACCCTGCTTTACGAATTCACCCCGACCTACGAACCGGACACGGTCGCAGGGGATGGCGATGTGAAATACCACCTCGGCTACGAGAGCATCCGCGAAGTGCCGGATGGCAAGGTCCGTGTCAGCCTGGCGGCGAACCCAAGCCATTTGGAAGCGGTGAATTCCATCGTGGAGGGCAAGGCCCGCGCCCGCCAGCGGGTGCTGAACGATCTCCACGGCGGCGAAATCGACCGAGGCCAGGTGCTGCCGATCCTTCTCCACGGTGATGCCGCTTTCGCGGGCCAGGGCTCGGTCGCGGAAGTGTTGAACCTTTCCCAGCTCAAGGGCTACCGCACCGGCGGGACCATCCATCTCATCATCAACAACCAGATCGGTTTCACCACCGCTCCCGCCGACGCGCGTTCGTCCGAATATGCGACGGACGTGGCCAAGATGATCGAGGCTCCGATCCTCCACGTGAATGGCGAGGAGCCGATGGAGCTCTACTGGGCCGCGCTTTTCGCCCTGGATTTCCGCCAGAAATTCGGCCGGGACATCGTGTTGGACATGTATTGCTACCGCCGGCAGGGCCACAACGAGGCCGACCAGGCGGCGTTCACGCAGCCGATCATCGCCAAGAAAATCGCCGAGCGTCCGACGTTCGGTAAAATCTACAAGCAGCAGCTCGTCGCCGAAGGCGTCATCTCCCA
Protein-coding regions in this window:
- a CDS encoding 2-oxoglutarate dehydrogenase E1 component, with amino-acid sequence MNSSVSPRQNAELLEEKYSQWCEDPRSVDATWAAFFEGFELGSAQVKKKEEAAASGTPAVAVAPSVADNDVAFHGRVTSLVYNYRTLGHTQAAINPLDAPERNPRLRPDQFSLTEADMDREVASSFFRHGDRMKLRDMVAALEATYSGKIGFEFMHIHNTTVRHWVRERIELHAMRDESSPAKKLNSLCWVLEAEAFENFLGKRFLGEKRFSNEGGEGAMILLNALLEGCPSRGVKEIEMGMSHRGRLNVLANFVRKSLTTLLYEFTPTYEPDTVAGDGDVKYHLGYESIREVPDGKVRVSLAANPSHLEAVNSIVEGKARARQRVLNDLHGGEIDRGQVLPILLHGDAAFAGQGSVAEVLNLSQLKGYRTGGTIHLIINNQIGFTTAPADARSSEYATDVAKMIEAPILHVNGEEPMELYWAALFALDFRQKFGRDIVLDMYCYRRQGHNEADQAAFTQPIIAKKIAERPTFGKIYKQQLVAEGVISQADVEELETAIWGRFEAGYQKMLQLQEAGDRTAFSGSTGVDQVPYSHAPIATGINREALQKIGAVLTTIPDGFDLNPTLEKRFIPRRAEALTNGGPYDWAFAESLAFGSLLLEGTPVRLSGQDCRRGTFSHRHAVFYDYETRERYIPLENLDPSQAKFCVHNSFLSEFAVLGFDYGYSLSYPAMLTLWEAQFGDFANGAQVIIDQFISSAESKWQTPSDLVMLLPHGYEGMGPEHSSARLERFLQLCAEKNMIVGNFTTPAQYFHALRRQKHREFRKPLILMTPKSLLSRPEAISQESDFLEGTCFQEILPDTKVFENPGNVNRVIFCSGKVYYDLVAKRQENGIEDVAIVRVEQLYPLHDEMVGVLISQYSNASAFVWCQEEPHNMGAWSYIAPRLEEVVGRKIRYAGRGTASSPAAGSKAMHYREQKALLVQAFEV